A genome region from Bacteroides stercoris ATCC 43183 includes the following:
- a CDS encoding SusC/RagA family TonB-linked outer membrane protein, with the protein MKNKKNHMKRMLMLSLLTSACCIHSYATTNKSTLVRETESVESILQNRRISGVVNDNFGPVVGANVSIKGTTIGSITDMDGKFSFDAPENGILVVSFIGYTTQEIPVKGKNEFIITLKEDTELLDEVVVVGYGTQKKVNLSGSVSAIEGEQIASKPSTDVLSALQGEMPGVTITRGGGQPGAEGTGVQIRGYSSVNDTKALVLIDGVEGDMSMLNADDIESISVLKDAASCAIYGARAAAGVILVTTKNGTEGKPKISYNGYVSFNIPGNMPERVPAWEEQDFINRTRIPRGGPEWNAEKSSWIGNPNFNYRPLGNGRWDLFDSVDWLGEGLKNSTLQHNHSVSVSGGTDKINYMLSANYYYKNGLLKYGPDDYERYNLLAKLNAKLNKYVDLGVNVQYNADDMSENSFGAGEIFRLLYENRGRQPIYQPEAENYPSPYNGDLQDNPIDIMKNGGEKSTEYESYTGKAQLTIKDFIKNLRINLSASRRAGYYHQESYKRTLTYYNYVGDVRRTTNSPNSLYKSQYKEYHDLLEATINYSFNLKEKHNFNILAGSSYENYRMNQIKGTANNMISNDFFSFNYYDTSKATNSILADQIDTWAMMSYFGRINYNFKERYLLEANVRYDGSSRLAPSHRWKAFPSVSAAWRVNEEKWFNLDWVSNLKLRMSWGQLGNGAVLGLYDYIPLITYSQKDIPASYQGEKWLYQSSMASEDKTWETVETTNIGLDFGLLNNRLTGSFEYYWKFNNDMLSALQLPHQIGINVPNMNVGKLKTWGWDFNINWRDQIKDFSYQIGFNISDSKNELLKYDGASVVNAGVVKLLEGYPINTIWGYQTDGFWSSREEYLQYKADHPGYESFQDGIISGGDVKYVAQGKPDHKIGVGNGSPEDSGDLVMLGNTTPRFLYGINLAAQWKGFDLSLIFQGVGKRDLVLNGRMFPIANDAEMPWTIHRDYWTEENPNAYWPRLYQYKGDDFNSKPADRWIQDASYFRLKNVTLGYTIPISKKYMEKLRVYVTGQDLFEISDILEVMDPEVESNANRGMYPFFRSWTLGLNVTF; encoded by the coding sequence ATGAAAAACAAAAAAAATCACATGAAACGAATGCTAATGCTTTCGTTATTGACTAGTGCTTGTTGCATTCACAGTTATGCAACAACAAATAAGTCTACCTTAGTGAGAGAAACGGAATCCGTTGAGAGCATCTTGCAGAACAGAAGAATCTCAGGCGTGGTAAATGACAATTTCGGTCCTGTTGTCGGTGCTAATGTATCCATAAAAGGAACTACCATTGGTAGCATTACCGATATGGACGGAAAATTTAGTTTTGACGCTCCTGAAAATGGAATACTTGTCGTATCTTTTATCGGATATACAACTCAAGAAATTCCAGTAAAAGGTAAAAACGAGTTTATTATTACATTGAAAGAAGATACTGAGCTGTTAGACGAAGTTGTAGTTGTGGGATATGGAACCCAGAAAAAGGTTAACTTGTCAGGTTCTGTATCAGCAATTGAAGGAGAGCAGATTGCAAGTAAGCCTTCTACCGATGTCCTTTCTGCATTACAAGGAGAAATGCCCGGTGTTACCATTACACGCGGTGGCGGACAACCGGGTGCGGAAGGAACCGGAGTTCAAATTCGAGGTTACTCTTCTGTCAACGATACTAAAGCTTTGGTATTAATTGATGGAGTAGAGGGTGATATGTCCATGTTAAATGCTGATGACATCGAATCTATTTCCGTATTGAAGGATGCAGCATCCTGCGCTATTTATGGAGCACGGGCAGCAGCAGGTGTAATTTTGGTTACAACCAAAAACGGTACGGAAGGAAAGCCCAAAATCTCATACAATGGTTATGTATCATTCAATATTCCTGGTAATATGCCGGAACGTGTTCCTGCATGGGAAGAACAAGATTTCATTAATAGGACGAGAATTCCAAGGGGTGGCCCGGAGTGGAATGCCGAGAAATCATCATGGATTGGCAATCCCAACTTCAATTATCGTCCATTAGGCAATGGACGTTGGGACTTGTTCGACAGCGTAGACTGGTTAGGCGAAGGTCTTAAAAACAGTACTCTGCAGCACAATCATTCCGTATCGGTCAGTGGCGGAACAGATAAAATAAATTACATGTTATCTGCCAACTATTACTATAAAAACGGTTTATTGAAATATGGTCCGGACGACTATGAACGATACAATTTATTAGCCAAATTAAATGCTAAACTCAATAAATATGTTGACTTAGGAGTTAATGTACAATATAATGCCGATGACATGTCCGAAAACTCTTTCGGTGCAGGAGAAATCTTCAGACTGTTATATGAAAACCGTGGCCGGCAACCCATTTACCAACCGGAAGCAGAGAATTATCCCAGCCCTTATAATGGCGACTTACAAGATAATCCTATTGATATTATGAAAAACGGTGGGGAAAAATCAACTGAATACGAGTCATATACAGGTAAAGCACAATTGACTATCAAGGATTTTATCAAGAATCTACGCATCAATTTAAGCGCTTCGCGCCGTGCCGGATACTATCATCAGGAGAGTTATAAGAGAACATTGACTTATTATAATTATGTAGGTGATGTACGTAGAACAACCAATTCTCCTAACTCACTATACAAATCTCAATATAAAGAATACCACGACTTGCTGGAAGCTACCATAAATTATAGTTTCAACCTAAAGGAGAAGCACAACTTTAATATATTGGCAGGTAGTTCATACGAAAATTATCGGATGAATCAAATCAAAGGAACAGCCAACAACATGATATCCAATGATTTTTTCTCTTTCAACTATTATGATACCTCCAAAGCTACCAATAGCATTTTAGCCGATCAGATTGACACTTGGGCCATGATGTCTTACTTCGGTCGTATAAACTACAACTTCAAGGAAAGATATTTGCTGGAAGCCAATGTACGTTATGACGGCAGTTCACGTCTTGCCCCCTCACACCGTTGGAAAGCTTTTCCTTCTGTTTCTGCAGCATGGCGTGTTAACGAAGAAAAGTGGTTTAACCTTGATTGGGTCAGCAATTTAAAACTCAGAATGTCTTGGGGACAGCTTGGTAATGGAGCCGTTTTGGGATTATACGACTATATTCCCTTGATAACCTATTCACAGAAAGATATACCGGCAAGCTATCAAGGTGAAAAATGGCTTTACCAAAGCAGCATGGCATCTGAAGACAAAACATGGGAAACCGTAGAAACTACTAATATCGGACTTGATTTCGGACTTCTCAATAACCGCCTAACCGGTAGTTTCGAATATTACTGGAAGTTTAATAACGATATGTTATCCGCACTTCAATTGCCTCATCAGATCGGAATTAATGTTCCAAATATGAATGTAGGTAAACTCAAAACATGGGGTTGGGACTTTAATATCAACTGGAGAGACCAAATTAAAGACTTCAGCTATCAAATCGGTTTCAATATCTCAGATAGCAAAAATGAACTGTTAAAATATGATGGAGCCAGCGTAGTAAACGCCGGTGTTGTAAAATTGTTGGAAGGCTATCCTATCAATACTATCTGGGGATATCAAACCGATGGTTTCTGGTCCAGCCGTGAAGAATATTTGCAATATAAAGCCGATCATCCAGGATATGAATCATTCCAAGATGGTATTATCAGCGGTGGAGACGTAAAATATGTTGCCCAAGGAAAACCTGATCATAAGATTGGAGTAGGAAACGGCAGCCCCGAAGATTCCGGTGATTTGGTTATGTTAGGAAACACAACACCCCGTTTCCTCTATGGTATAAACTTAGCGGCACAATGGAAAGGTTTTGACTTGTCACTCATATTCCAGGGAGTAGGAAAACGCGACCTGGTATTGAATGGAAGAATGTTTCCGATAGCCAATGACGCTGAAATGCCCTGGACTATTCACCGTGATTATTGGACAGAAGAAAATCCTAATGCCTATTGGCCGCGTCTTTATCAATATAAAGGAGATGACTTCAATTCTAAACCAGCTGACAGATGGATACAGGATGCATCTTATTTCCGTTTGAAAAATGTAACATTAGGATATACAATTCCTATTTCTAAGAAGTATATGGAAAAATTAAGGGTTTATGTAACCGGACAAGATTTATTCGAAATTTCCGATATACTGGAAGTGATGGATCCGGAAGTCGAAAGCAACGCCAACAGAGGTATGTATCCTTTCTTCCGCAGTTGGACTTTAGGTTTAAATGTTACATTCTAA